The Verrucomicrobiia bacterium genome contains the following window.
ATACCCAAAATGGGCTTCCTCACTGCATGGACCTGATCACGGGCGATGAGGTCATTCGCCGGATAGAGCTTTATTTCAAGCGAGGCATCCGCAATTACCTGTCACCTCAACACTGGAGAGCAGCCCAAGGCGGGATAGCGGCCTGCGCGAGAAACCGTTTTGATAGGCAGCCCTTAAACTTGCACAACGCCGGCATGGCGTGTGATCGAATAACGAAGGCCATTCCTTCCTGCCCTCCTGATTTTGCAGGCCGAGGGATCGTCATTTGTGGAGGAGGCGTTCGGTACTTCACCTGCGCCTGGGTGTGCATAAACATGCTAAGGCATTTCGGCTGTCGTTTGCCGATCGAATTTTGGTATCTGGGCGGTGCAGAAACCGACGAGCGCATGATCGGTCTGCTAAAGCCGCTCCAAGTTGAATGCATCGACGCTTCGGAGGTCCGGAAGGAATTTCCCTCACGCGGGCTCGGAGGATGGGAACTCAAACCGTATGCGCTCCTGCACTCGCGCTTTCGGGAGGTTTTGCTGTTGGATGCCGATAACGTTGCGGTTATCGATCCGACATACCTCTTCGATATCCCCCAGTACAAGAAGACCGGGGCGATTTTTTGGCCGGACTATAACAGGGTCAAAGGCAGAAACGCAAAGATGATTTGGAGGAGCTGTGGCTTGCGCCTGCCGAAAGAGAAGGAATTTGAGACGGGTCAGACTCTGGTGGACAAATCGCGTTGCTGGCAGGCCCTGTATCTGACCCTGTGGTTCAATGAGAACTCGGATTTCTATTATCGGTACGTGCACGGGGACAAGGAAACCTTTCACTTGGCTTTCAGGAAATTAAAGCAGCCATACTGCATCGTGCCGAAACCAATCCACAAGCTTCAGGCCACCATGTGCCAGCACGATTTTCAAGGCCGGCGCGTGTTCCAGCACAGAAACCGGGACAAATGGGACTTTCTCCTGCACAATAAACAGATCGAGGATTTCTGGTTCGAGGAAGAGTGCCGGGATTATATCCGCCAGTTACAGCAAGTTTGGGACGGCGGGCTCGGCCTTGCTCGATTGAAATCAGGGTCGCCGCGCTGCAACGGGAGCACCCGCAGGGTCAAAATCGCGGCCATTATGATTTCCTGTAACGAGAGGGAGCAAGTACGAACCGTGACGCTGCAGAACCTGGCAAGGACGGATTGGCAAGAGACTCCAATTCATGTCGAAATCGACAGAGTCAAAGGAAAGGCCCATACCCAAAGGCAAACTCGCTGTTCTTTTCTCGCACTCCAAGCTGGTCTCCTGCTGCGCACAGATTATGTGCTGTTCCTGGAAGATGACCTGGATTTCAACCGATATTTTTGCCATAATCTTTACTCCTGGCGACCACTGAAAGACCGTCATATCACGTTGGCGAGTTTGTACAATCCGCGGGTGCGCGAGATTGCTTGCGACCTCGGAAATCGGGCCCGCATTGTCGAGCCGGCGAGTATTTTTGGAAGCCAGGGCTTCCTTATTTCTCACGAAGCGGTGAAGTATGTTCTATCGCGCTGGCACTCGGTCCCCGGCATGCAGGACATCAAGATTTCCCGTTTGGCGGGCCGGCTCGGACGGCCAATTTTGTATCATGCCCCCTCTCTGGTGGAGCATATCAGCACAAAAAGCGTTTGGGGCGGGGGCATCCATCGCGCGATGGATTTTGATCCAGATTGGAAGGCATAATTGTTTTGCTTTGCTTCGCAAGCGCGACATGGAGTGGGACGAGGGGTACGTGTGGGATTAATGGAAGCGTCGAACGGGCGCAACCTCTTCGAGGTTGGCTCGGCTCGGGGACAATTTCCCAGGGTAGCTCGCAGGCTCGCAACTTCTGGGCTGGAGGGCGGAATCCCTGCGGGATTCTCGGGCGACCTCTCGCCCGCAGAAGAGCCGCAGCGAGCGGCGGGGCACGTGAAGTTGAGTTAGCGCTTGTGTGGGACCCCTCTCCCCAGCCCCACCTCTTAATTCAACGGAGGTGCTCCCCAGCCCTCTCCCCTTCGGAAGGGGAGAGGGGGAACATCGTCAGATCAAAGGTGTAGTTTATGTTAGGGACTGCTCAGTAACTTCTCCAAGTTTTTAAAAACTGGTTGCCAGCCAGGGGCTTTCGCTGTCTAATCCTCAAAACCTCTTCGTAAAAATGGGCCAGGACTTTTTTGACGGCAGCCCCGAGTCCGCCCGCGCAGACGTGGCCGGGCCCGGCATGCCTCTCCATCGAGTTCCTCCTACCATTCCCGATCATCAACTCCTGCGCTGTATCGGCCGGGGCAGCTACGGCGAGGTATGGTTGGCGCTCAACGCGATGAGAATGTTTCGGGCGGTTAAAATTGTGGATCGGCGGTATTTTAGGGATCAACGGCCATTTGAACGAGAATTGTCAGGAATTCGCAGGTTTGAACCGATCTCGCGGTCGCACGAGAGCTTTATAGACATCTTGCACATCGGGATCGATGAGGCCAACGGTTTCTTTTATTATGTCATGGAGTTGGGGGATGATTTGGCGGCCGGCCAAAATATCGATCTGCACCGCTATTCTCCCAAAACGTTGGCCAAGGATATCAGCCGTCGCGGAATGCTCCCGTGGCAGGAATGCCTTGAGTTAGGCCTGGCGCTGAGCCAGGCCTTGGCGGAGTTGCACAAGCGCGGCCTGGTGCACCGTGATGTAAAACCTTCGAACATCATTTTCGTAAACGGAGTGGCAAAGCTGGCGGACATAGGGCTCGTGGCAGACGTGAACGATGCGTTTTCCTACGTGGGCACCGAGGGGTTCATTCCACCGGAAGGCCCTGGATTGCCGCAGGCCGATGTCTATGCCTTGGGAAAGATCCTTTACGAGGCCATGACGGGAAAAAGCCAGGAATTCCCTGAACTGCCGACGCTGTGGGACAAATCCCCGGAACGCGAACGTTTTCTGGAGTTAAACGAGGTAATCCTCCGAGCGTGCAACAGCGATCTTAGGCGGCGCTACAAAAATGGCTGGGACATACATGCGGACTTGCTGGTGCTGGCAAACG
Protein-coding sequences here:
- a CDS encoding glycosyltransferase family 9 protein; this translates as MNERLRLYIKPTAFKGDIHLSDQEKAWYSQVRELTGKDIPFWIIAAGGKYDITIKWWQSARYQCVVDHFRGRIQFVQVGEQGHNHPKLNGVIDLRGRTNLRELVRLVYHSEGILCSVTSLMHLAAAVETKPGHPKNRACVVVAGGREPAHWEAYPGHQFIHTNGALPCCIDGGCWRDRTVRLRDGDKRDRFGSLCVDTQNGLPHCMDLITGDEVIRRIELYFKRGIRNYLSPQHWRAAQGGIAACARNRFDRQPLNLHNAGMACDRITKAIPSCPPDFAGRGIVICGGGVRYFTCAWVCINMLRHFGCRLPIEFWYLGGAETDERMIGLLKPLQVECIDASEVRKEFPSRGLGGWELKPYALLHSRFREVLLLDADNVAVIDPTYLFDIPQYKKTGAIFWPDYNRVKGRNAKMIWRSCGLRLPKEKEFETGQTLVDKSRCWQALYLTLWFNENSDFYYRYVHGDKETFHLAFRKLKQPYCIVPKPIHKLQATMCQHDFQGRRVFQHRNRDKWDFLLHNKQIEDFWFEEECRDYIRQLQQVWDGGLGLARLKSGSPRCNGSTRRVKIAAIMISCNEREQVRTVTLQNLARTDWQETPIHVEIDRVKGKAHTQRQTRCSFLALQAGLLLRTDYVLFLEDDLDFNRYFCHNLYSWRPLKDRHITLASLYNPRVREIACDLGNRARIVEPASIFGSQGFLISHEAVKYVLSRWHSVPGMQDIKISRLAGRLGRPILYHAPSLVEHISTKSVWGGGIHRAMDFDPDWKA